A stretch of DNA from Deltaproteobacteria bacterium:
CGTCGTTAACCATCAGAACGGTTTTACCGACATCATGAAGTAACCCCACAATAAACGCTTCGTCTTTTTCAGCCTTCCGGCTTTGCTCTGCAATCAGTCCACAAGCCAGCCCCGTCGCAATCGCATGCTCCCAGAGCCGCTCCGAGAGTGCATCAGCTTTTCGATACATTGACTGACTCGATAGGGACACAACCAGATCACGCACCATAGTACGGCCAAGCTGAACCACCGCGCGCTGAATAGTCGTCGTGGGCAGTTTACGTCGATAAAATGTCGAGTTTGAAACGCGCATAATACGCGCTGCCAGTGCTTCGTCACTTGAAAGCAAACGGGCCAAGCGGTCAGCGTTACTGGCTTGATTCGCGACTTCGCGCATAACAGTGGCGGCAATTCGCGGCATTACCGGCAAATCGACCCGATTTTCTACTAAAGCTTTAATGCGTGGCAGTGCGTCAACACCTACAGGGTTTACCATAGGTCTTTGGCTATCACCGAGCGGAGGTCTCATCAACTTCCAACATTGGCCTATCCTCCCGGGTGCAGTATGAAGACACTATGAAAACGAGCTCATACCGCCTCTCTAAAGCGCTGAAGTCCTCTCTAGGCTCTCTAATAATACTGGGATTCGTCCTGATTTCAGCTAGCTGTCAAACACCAGTCGGGCCCCCGCCCACTCTGAGTGAACTTCGCTTAGGTGAAGAGCTCAAAGAAAGTGCCAAACGGCTGATGAACATACCCTTGGGGGTGCACCGTCTAACGCCGGGCTCCCTCGAGTCGCCGCGAGCTATTCTTGCAGTCCATGGTTATGCCAGCCGGGGAATTGAATGGGTAAGCTCCCTGCATCAATTCGCCGAGTCGGGTGCCCATGTTTACTGGCTACGATGGGATTGGAATCAATGCCCTGAAGCTGCCATGGACTACCTTCGAAATGCCCTGGTTCATATTCAAAAGCAGCAGCCCAAACTTCAAGCCATTGAGCTCTTTGGGCACAGCTATGGTGGCGTTATATCGACGATGCTGGCTCAGCGTGCAGCTTTGGGCATTGCACTGGACGTCCACGCGATTGCCGCCCCTTTGGCGGGGACCGGCAAGCTCTCGGCCTTATGTCCAGACACCAAAATCAATGGAACCGGCCTGGCTCAAACTACAACGCTTACCCAATGGCGGACCCAGCATAAAATCGATGGCGCATTTAAGGATGAAGAGATAGACCCGCAAATCGTGACAATTCCAACTGCCCGCTTCATTGATTTACCGAATACCTTCAATGACCGCAGACTCGGACACAACTGGTCGGTAAGCTACGTCGCCACCCAATGGCTCAAAACTCAAAACACAAAACCGGCGCCCCAAAAACCGCTTGAGGATAAGCCCTAACCCATGGGCTCAACGCCAACCATAAAACGGATTCCCAATGGCACCTGGCTCACCTGGGGGACCGCTGTCTTGTGGTCGGGATTTTTTCAAAACCAATTGTTTTGGGGACTGCTTTGGGCCTGGGGCATCTCCTTTATGATGCTTCAGATAATAAATCCCAAGGTGTCACTCTCCGCTAATCGGCAAATCTTTATTTGGTTGGCCCTTGGCACAGTTACTCTCTACGGGTTAAGCCAGCAGGCCTGGGAGACCATGCTCGATGACGAAAACCTCCACGGGCTAACCAACCGACTTGCGGACAAAGCCGCCCTGGAAAATCCCCCGCTACTTTTTCCAAGGCATCTGCTTAACGGAACCCCTCAAGATTTTTACATCTACGCGCCAGACTCAACACACGCCTCACTGGAGCTTGGCAACCACAGACTAGAAGGCCTGGCTCTTGGTCGTGGCTTGTTTAGAGTTGCAGTTCGAAATTCGCTATCAGATATAGAATCGGAGCTAATTCCCGCCAACTTGCTCACCGAGACGGGCAGTCATATCCGGGAGATGGAAATTGTAAAACCGTTGCCTCACCCCCAGGTTTCATGCGGCAACGGCAGCTCTCAAGCCTACTTGTTAAGCGATGAGACTGATACGCTCACCATCGTCAACCAACTCGGCATCGTTGCAACTGTACAAACAGGAAACGGCCCAAGCGGCTGTGTACAACGCGGCGACCGCCTCTATGTCTCACACGCCCACGAGAATTTTATCTGGGAGTTCAACACAACCAGTCATGCAGTCATCGCCCGGCACGACGTTCAGTCTCCCCAACGGGCACTCGCACTCTCTTTAGACGGTGAAATTCTGGCCGCCACGCTCACAGGCCCCCAGCAGGGCGTCGCACTGGCTTCCCTCCAAGCCCCGCAAGGCATTCAGTACATCTCGCTTTCACATAAACCTGAATGGATTGTGGCCGGTCCCAGCGCTCAAACACGGCTGGTCAGCAGCCGCGAGCAACCCGCACTGATTCGCATCCAACAATTAGACAAAGGCTGGCAACAGACGCAAAAGACATTAAGCCGTCCGCTGATCACCATGGTCGGCGCCAAACAAGGGCACAGCCTTTACGCGGCCGCGACCGGATACTCCATCAGCGGCGAAGCATTGAGAGGCAACCACTATATTCAGGACCAAATCCTAGAATTCGATACAGCCAGCCTTGAAGTCACTGGACGCTTACTCACCCACAAGCGGGCAGAAAAAGCCAAAGCACCCGGTGACTTTCTGAAGTGGACAGCCGGTGCTGGGCCATCGTCCATCACGGTTCTTAAAAACGGCAAACTCCTGGTCGCGTTCTCCGGCACGACGCAATGGTGGGTGATTCCATCAAGCCTCTCGGGCCTGGTTCAAGACCTCAATATTCGCCCAGGAGGACTGCGAGCCCCACAAGGCGCTGCCCAACTTGCAGATGGAACCCTGATTCTAACATCTCCAGCTGAGGGAACCTTCGCTCTCTTTAACCCTTCACAGGAAACCACGCAGCTCCACCAGCTTGGCCCCACCGATGAAACACTCGAGAGGAAGTTTCCCGCAGCCCTGAAACGCCGAGAGGGCGAAAAAGCTTTCTACGAGGCCACACGCTCCGGCAGGTCTTGTCAAAGCTGCCACCTTCACGGCGACAGCGACCACAGCACACACAATATTGGGGATGAATCTCTTGAGCCAGCCACGCTAAGCGTAAGAGGCGTCGCGGGCACCGCCCCTTACCTGCGGGGCGGGGTTTACAATCAAGTGCGTCAGCTCCTTCACGTCCCAGAAGAACTTCTCGGTGGTTACTTTATCGATGATCCGCAAAGAGGTGAAAATATTGAAGCTTACATCAGCGCTTTGACTTTACCTGTTGCCCATCTAAGCCCACCGGATGAATCACATCTTGATGCGCAAAAACGTGGACTTAAGATTTTCGTCGAAGCACGTTGTGTTAGCTGTCACCAGTTCCCCGCGTTTACCAACTTAAGCCAGCATCCTGCCCGTCGTATCTTTCCGAATTTCCCAGAAGCCAACCTAGAGTTCGACACGCCATCGCTCATTTCTATCAAGCACAGCCCGCCCTACCTTTTCGATGGCAGAGCAAAATCACTGGAAGACGTCTTAGGGCGCGCCTATGAGGGTACCCAGCACGGAATGCTCACAGCCATAAGCCCTGAGGACAAGAAAGATTTAATCACTTTCTTGAAATCGTTATGAATCCGGGAGCCCAGTCAACGCGGGCTTACACATTCCTTGCAGGAATTCTCCTCGCCTGCTCAGCCCTCATCTTCAGCCGGTATCAAACTCTAAGCTTCCGATGGCAGGCCGACCAAGGACTGATCCACGATACGGGAACACTCGCACTTGGCCTCTTTTGCGCGGCCCTCCTCTGCACGCCTATTCGTAATCTCCTGCAGCGCTTGGGCTACGACATCGGGTCCGTCCACAAAGAGCGGCGCTTACTCGGACTCAGCGCCACGGCTGCTGCCTTCGGTCATGCTGCGCTTGTTTACCAAATTCATATTGGAGATGCCCCGCTCACAGGTGTCTGGTTCCAACCTTATGCACAAGCGGGGACTGCCGCGCTCATCATTCTCGCGACCTTGGCTTTGACCTCTTTCACAAAGCCCACGCGTCTTCTAAAAATTCGTCACTGGAAAACACTCCACCGCCTCGTACACATCATTTTTTTCTTGCTATTGCTTCACGTGCTTCTCGGACCTCACGCGGGTCCATCCTACACACTCGCACTCTTCGCCGTTGTTGCGAGCATTTCTTGGATAGGTAGGCTAAATCCCTGAATTCCTGTAATTCTCTGAGGAAAACTCACACCAACCTCACAAGTTACACACAAGTTATCCACAGATTTTTAGACCGAAATTGAACCTATTTGAGATCCGCTCAAAACACCGCTCCAGAGTTTATCCACAAAGCAGTGACATTTACCCACAGGTTATCCACAGGCCGTGACGATCGTTCCACGATCGCGCAAACCCGCATAGACACTGGCTCAATTCGCATTCTGAAAATCTACAAATGGGTGGATCTTGACCTACTTCCGCGAAACTGTGCATAAAATTGGCACACTGTTCCATAAGTACATCCCCACGTATTTAGGTTTTCTCGAATGAAATTGAATGATTTATCCACAGACTAAGATGTCTTCACACCTACATGCACTTACCTGACTGAATTTTAAGAGAAATTTGGCCTTAAGATGTATCTCTGGCCAGCGAGTCCATAGTATTTACGATGATGCAGACCAACGTTCTTCATACCTCCCGCGGAGATTTTGCCTACCTTGCCGACGGTCCAGAGGATGGACCGGTTGTTCTTTGCCTTCACGGTTTCCCAGACCACGCACCGAGTTGGAACCAGCTCCTAGGACACCTTGCGTCTCAG
This window harbors:
- a CDS encoding HDOD domain-containing protein, which produces MRPPLGDSQRPMVNPVGVDALPRIKALVENRVDLPVMPRIAATVMREVANQASNADRLARLLSSDEALAARIMRVSNSTFYRRKLPTTTIQRAVVQLGRTMVRDLVVSLSSQSMYRKADALSERLWEHAIATGLACGLIAEQSRKAEKDEAFIVGLLHDVGKTVLMVND